One window of Brevibacterium pigmentatum genomic DNA carries:
- a CDS encoding MaoC/PaaZ C-terminal domain-containing protein translates to MPEKHTTDNSLYFEDLEVGQVYRSPARTLTEADLTMFSMLSGDWNQVHADAEYMEDRGGRLLHGALGIAVLTGLMDRAGWFAQSAIAMTGLDDWKFLTPLRIGDTVTVEMEIVSCRKVSAGDKGFVDRRFTLFNQHGEKAQEGRSGFLIELTPSTP, encoded by the coding sequence ATGCCCGAGAAGCACACCACCGACAACAGCCTCTACTTCGAGGACCTCGAGGTCGGTCAGGTCTATCGGTCTCCCGCGCGAACGCTGACGGAAGCCGACCTCACAATGTTCTCGATGCTCTCGGGCGACTGGAACCAAGTCCATGCCGATGCCGAATACATGGAGGACCGAGGAGGACGGCTGTTGCACGGCGCCTTGGGAATCGCCGTCCTCACCGGGCTGATGGACCGGGCCGGCTGGTTCGCGCAATCGGCGATCGCCATGACCGGACTCGACGACTGGAAGTTCCTCACGCCGCTGCGTATCGGAGACACGGTGACTGTCGAGATGGAGATCGTGTCCTGCCGTAAGGTCTCCGCGGGCGACAAGGGTTTCGTCGACCGGCGCTTCACCCTGTTCAATCAGCACGGCGAGAAGGCGCAGGAGGGGAGATCCGGATTCCTCATCGAGCTGACACCTTCCACGCCGTGA
- a CDS encoding MFS transporter gives MQSAPNSPTGPDATTSGMTTTELETPDEGKMTRLAAASVIATALEWFDFLIYSTASALVFGHVFFPSLEGALGTIASFGTLAVGFIARPVGGIIAGALGDKFGRKGPLVASMIVMGLATTSIGLLPSHETIGIWAPILLVTARLVQGLGVGAQWGGATLLLTEHSPLKRRGFYGSLIQLGTVAGIIIGNAFFLCILLFVDEGAFIEWGWRVPFLSGILLVAVGIFVQMKIEETPVFKSMQAKAEAATAGTKMPRVSFLRALRLYWKQILQAAGAFFVVNGTFYIMISGMLSYGTANVGLSQTTMIMIVCLAVATQIFTIPYFGAWSDRHGRRKIFLLGTVLMAVWAFPFFWLVDTGNPFLVAAAIIVGLTLHAMMFGPQAALFAEMFPADVRYFGASLGYQLASVFAGGLAPMIMVSLIEATGTSASVSLYIIAMAVITFVAVYSIRERFQANLHETAADIEERELREAGKLDAASKSTTAEGAEHA, from the coding sequence ATGCAATCAGCACCCAACTCGCCCACCGGCCCTGACGCGACCACGTCCGGCATGACCACGACCGAACTCGAAACACCCGACGAAGGCAAGATGACCCGCCTCGCTGCCGCATCTGTCATCGCCACAGCGCTCGAGTGGTTCGACTTCCTCATCTATTCGACCGCCTCGGCGCTCGTCTTCGGCCATGTCTTCTTCCCCTCGCTCGAAGGAGCCTTGGGAACCATCGCCTCGTTCGGCACCCTCGCGGTGGGCTTCATCGCCCGTCCCGTCGGCGGCATCATCGCCGGTGCTCTCGGCGACAAGTTCGGCCGCAAGGGACCGCTCGTCGCCTCGATGATCGTCATGGGGCTCGCGACAACGTCGATCGGACTGCTGCCCAGCCACGAGACCATCGGAATCTGGGCGCCGATCCTCCTGGTGACCGCACGCTTGGTCCAAGGACTCGGCGTCGGCGCACAATGGGGCGGCGCCACGCTGCTGTTGACCGAGCATTCGCCGCTGAAGCGTCGCGGTTTCTACGGATCCCTGATCCAGCTGGGCACCGTCGCCGGCATCATCATCGGCAATGCCTTCTTCCTCTGTATCCTGCTCTTCGTCGATGAAGGCGCCTTCATCGAGTGGGGCTGGCGCGTGCCGTTCCTGTCGGGCATCCTCCTCGTCGCCGTCGGAATCTTCGTGCAGATGAAGATCGAAGAGACCCCCGTCTTCAAGTCCATGCAGGCTAAGGCGGAGGCCGCAACCGCCGGGACGAAGATGCCTCGCGTCTCCTTCCTGCGCGCCCTGCGGCTGTACTGGAAGCAGATCCTGCAGGCCGCCGGCGCATTCTTCGTCGTCAACGGCACCTTCTACATCATGATCTCCGGAATGCTGTCCTACGGCACCGCGAATGTCGGGCTCTCTCAGACGACGATGATCATGATCGTCTGCCTCGCAGTCGCCACTCAGATCTTCACGATCCCCTACTTCGGGGCCTGGTCCGACCGACACGGCCGCCGCAAGATCTTCCTGCTCGGCACCGTGCTCATGGCCGTGTGGGCGTTCCCGTTCTTCTGGCTCGTCGACACCGGCAATCCGTTCCTCGTCGCGGCAGCCATCATCGTCGGACTCACCCTGCACGCCATGATGTTCGGGCCTCAGGCAGCACTGTTCGCCGAGATGTTCCCCGCCGATGTCCGGTACTTCGGAGCCTCCCTCGGATATCAGCTGGCGAGCGTCTTCGCCGGTGGCCTCGCACCGATGATCATGGTCTCGCTCATCGAAGCGACCGGCACCTCGGCGAGCGTCTCCCTCTACATCATCGCGATGGCCGTCATCACCTTCGTCGCCGTGTACTCCATCAGGGAACGCTTCCAGGCGAACCTGCATGAGACGGCCGCAGACATCGAAGAACGCGAACTTCGGGAAGCAGGCAAGCTCGATGCGGCTTCGAAATCGACAACCGCGGAGGGGGCCGAACATGCCTGA
- a CDS encoding nuclear transport factor 2 family protein, with translation MPETTLTLEERITRLEDIHEIGQLRARYCQELDDGRWEDLADTFTKDGAFIGLSTARGRAEMLEFFPQLNSSTVTSWWHFSSNETVELDGDSATGTTWLLQPCVVDGESQIAAGRYEDTMVRTAHGWRFQERRVSFFFWSSLESGWDAARFSFPPAVDAADARTVERLG, from the coding sequence ATGCCTGAGACGACTCTGACCCTCGAAGAGAGGATCACTCGCCTCGAAGACATCCACGAGATCGGGCAGCTCCGCGCCCGGTACTGTCAGGAACTCGATGACGGTCGCTGGGAAGACCTCGCCGACACGTTCACCAAGGACGGCGCGTTCATCGGTCTGTCCACTGCACGCGGCCGTGCGGAAATGCTCGAGTTCTTCCCACAGCTCAACTCCTCGACCGTGACATCGTGGTGGCACTTCAGCTCCAATGAGACAGTCGAGCTCGACGGCGACTCCGCGACCGGAACGACCTGGCTGCTCCAGCCCTGCGTCGTCGACGGCGAATCCCAGATCGCGGCCGGTCGGTACGAAGACACGATGGTCAGGACGGCACACGGGTGGCGTTTCCAGGAGCGTCGAGTCTCGTTCTTCTTCTGGTCGTCGCTCGAATCCGGATGGGACGCGGCGCGATTCTCGTTCCCGCCCGCCGTCGACGCGGCCGATGCCCGAACGGTCGAACGGCTCGGATGA
- a CDS encoding TetR/AcrR family transcriptional regulator, with protein sequence MEDTPANASRRRAAPRFIDRDTVVHAALEVFSAQGFHGASTRQIAKAAGTSLSNLYNYFGSKSEILEFVLEETARTLADSLEEAVGAAGTDPLSRLEAAVRAYVDFIVAQPRASVVGITEFRYLEGENRAEVVTERDRTEAVFQAAIGDGAAAGECEVRNLGSAVRGVVTLCNSMSTWYRPDGELSPAELADLQVDLVFGLVRAAKRPASSD encoded by the coding sequence ATGGAGGACACCCCAGCCAACGCGAGCCGGCGGCGAGCAGCGCCGAGATTCATCGACCGTGACACGGTTGTCCACGCTGCCCTCGAGGTGTTCTCCGCCCAGGGTTTCCACGGCGCATCGACGCGGCAGATCGCGAAGGCGGCGGGCACCTCCCTGTCGAATCTCTACAATTACTTCGGATCCAAGAGCGAGATCCTCGAGTTCGTGCTCGAAGAGACAGCGCGAACGCTGGCCGATTCGCTCGAGGAAGCGGTCGGCGCAGCGGGAACGGACCCGTTGTCGAGGCTCGAGGCCGCGGTGCGTGCCTACGTCGATTTCATCGTGGCCCAGCCCCGCGCCTCGGTGGTGGGCATCACCGAGTTCCGCTACCTCGAAGGGGAGAACCGCGCCGAGGTGGTCACCGAAAGAGACAGGACGGAAGCGGTGTTCCAGGCAGCGATCGGTGACGGTGCTGCCGCAGGAGAGTGCGAGGTGCGCAATCTCGGCTCGGCGGTGCGCGGCGTCGTCACCCTCTGCAACTCGATGTCGACGTGGTACCGGCCCGACGGTGAGCTCTCGCCCGCCGAACTCGCCGATCTGCAGGTCGACCTCGTCTTCGGTCTGGTCCGTGCCGCCAAGCGGCCTGCTTCTTCCGACTGA
- a CDS encoding alpha/beta fold hydrolase, with product MTTLNHTNAPAATTLRAHQLIIDDRIAFVEDWGDIDATPLLAVHTAGQSGVQYRHVAADLAALGYRVIVPDLPGHGRTEPVKNGPVTDLGEYARFGLDVLDQLGIDRFVAVGCSIGGKITIDLAVRAGDRIIAAIAMAAGSRPGHVSLRGLTRELVDISTPSRGDRTYWGTRAVVGSAIDEERRELIARMHCREDPIVSNSDLIGWGRHDVSEGLPGVVCPTVLVAGEDDLWIDTAAIRHDAEAIPRGTFVLLPGIGHYPMEEMSDFAEAVDSWGAQCWHSRCRYRSSRFRQCRCLQR from the coding sequence ATGACGACACTGAACCACACGAACGCTCCGGCAGCGACGACCCTCCGCGCTCACCAGCTGATCATCGACGACCGCATCGCCTTCGTCGAGGACTGGGGCGACATCGACGCGACGCCGCTGCTCGCTGTTCACACCGCAGGTCAGTCCGGAGTCCAGTACCGTCATGTGGCGGCGGACCTCGCCGCCCTCGGCTACCGGGTCATTGTTCCCGACCTGCCCGGACACGGCCGCACGGAGCCGGTGAAGAATGGCCCGGTGACCGACCTCGGTGAGTACGCGCGATTCGGTCTTGACGTGCTCGATCAGCTCGGGATCGACCGGTTCGTCGCCGTCGGGTGCTCGATCGGCGGCAAGATCACGATCGACCTGGCCGTGCGCGCCGGTGACCGCATCATCGCGGCCATCGCCATGGCCGCCGGATCCCGTCCCGGCCACGTCTCGCTGCGAGGACTGACGCGTGAGCTCGTCGACATCTCGACGCCGTCTCGCGGCGATCGCACCTACTGGGGGACGCGAGCCGTCGTCGGCTCGGCGATCGACGAGGAGCGGCGAGAGCTCATCGCCCGCATGCACTGCAGGGAGGACCCGATCGTGTCGAACTCGGATCTCATCGGCTGGGGGCGCCACGACGTCAGCGAGGGCCTGCCTGGTGTCGTCTGCCCGACGGTGCTCGTCGCCGGTGAGGACGACCTGTGGATCGACACCGCAGCGATCCGCCATGACGCGGAGGCCATCCCCCGAGGCACCTTCGTCCTCCTGCCGGGAATCGGGCACTATCCGATGGAGGAGATGTCGGACTTCGCCGAGGCGGTCGACTCCTGGGGTGCGCAGTGCTGGCACTCGCGGTGCCGATACCGATCTTCCCGATTCCGGCAGTGCCGATGCCTGCAACGCTGA
- a CDS encoding AMP-binding protein, whose product MNSPATLYGHLKTWAETDPQRTALIDPLPTGAGRETTESGHVRISVSDLLARTNELADLLAEHGVGPNDCIAVWLPSWSDTYAWQFAASALGAHVIGVNTRYNVAEVGHVLTKARPQVLVVAHGFRNLDFLATARKAIAEVDQETAAQQDRSPGKPFTPPKAFVWAVPGAASEPTIADYDLGAGAVLVPAESSTIDQAATSFAAAAPEESRLSVAFTTSGSTGMPKLAAHRESAVITHSQQVASRIGFTTGDVLVEPLPYSGVFGYSAGMGALFGGAAVLLHPVFDEQELVRAWSTFSGSHFVGADDMLSRVRKVCEDTGTKLESWRWAGVADFQGMSADIAEWAAEQFGTRTVGVYGSSEVFALTSFWPNDTPEELRYSGGGRLVDPRYEYRIADPVTDQPVSEGSEGEVQLRGPNVVDHYLGDQGEGRKNFTSDGWFQTGDLGRAHGPEAFEYVCRMGDVIRLRGFLVDPAEIELHLITHPNIELVKVVGRSSDVGEPEVVAFIQPVPGTTPEPEDIRQYCRQQLASFKVPTEVRLVETMPVTAGTNGSKIKTAVLREWAAQPAVVGQ is encoded by the coding sequence ATGAATTCACCCGCCACTCTCTATGGTCATCTGAAAACCTGGGCGGAAACCGACCCGCAACGGACGGCCCTCATCGACCCGCTGCCGACCGGTGCCGGCCGTGAAACCACCGAGTCCGGGCACGTGCGCATCAGCGTCTCGGATCTGCTGGCCCGCACCAACGAGTTGGCCGATCTGCTCGCCGAGCACGGTGTCGGCCCGAACGACTGCATCGCGGTCTGGCTGCCAAGCTGGTCCGACACCTATGCGTGGCAGTTCGCGGCTTCCGCGCTCGGTGCGCACGTGATCGGGGTGAACACCCGCTACAACGTCGCCGAGGTGGGGCACGTCCTCACCAAGGCCCGTCCGCAGGTGCTCGTCGTGGCCCACGGATTCCGCAATCTCGACTTCCTCGCTACCGCACGGAAGGCCATCGCCGAGGTGGACCAGGAAACTGCCGCACAGCAGGACCGTTCACCGGGGAAGCCGTTCACCCCGCCGAAGGCATTCGTCTGGGCGGTGCCGGGAGCCGCGAGCGAACCCACGATCGCGGACTACGACCTCGGCGCCGGGGCGGTGCTCGTCCCCGCAGAGTCGTCAACCATCGATCAGGCAGCGACTTCATTCGCCGCGGCCGCACCCGAAGAATCCCGGCTGTCGGTTGCTTTCACGACTTCCGGCTCCACGGGGATGCCGAAGCTCGCGGCTCACCGGGAGTCCGCCGTCATCACTCATTCCCAGCAGGTCGCCTCTCGAATCGGCTTCACCACCGGTGACGTCCTCGTCGAACCCCTCCCGTACTCGGGCGTCTTCGGATACTCGGCGGGAATGGGGGCACTCTTCGGCGGAGCGGCAGTCCTCCTTCACCCGGTCTTCGACGAACAAGAACTCGTCCGGGCCTGGAGCACCTTCTCCGGCTCACACTTCGTCGGAGCCGACGACATGCTCTCCCGAGTGCGCAAGGTCTGCGAAGACACGGGCACGAAACTCGAATCGTGGCGATGGGCAGGCGTGGCCGATTTCCAAGGAATGTCCGCCGACATCGCCGAATGGGCGGCCGAACAGTTCGGCACCCGCACCGTCGGCGTCTACGGATCCTCCGAAGTCTTCGCACTCACTTCGTTCTGGCCGAACGACACCCCGGAAGAGCTGCGGTACTCGGGAGGCGGTCGCCTCGTCGACCCTCGCTACGAATACCGCATCGCCGATCCGGTCACGGACCAGCCTGTGTCCGAAGGCTCGGAAGGTGAAGTCCAACTCCGGGGTCCCAACGTCGTCGACCACTACCTCGGTGATCAGGGAGAAGGAAGGAAGAACTTCACCTCCGACGGATGGTTCCAGACGGGGGACCTCGGGCGCGCTCACGGGCCCGAAGCCTTCGAATACGTCTGCCGAATGGGTGACGTCATCCGTCTGCGGGGGTTCCTCGTCGATCCCGCAGAGATCGAGCTGCACCTCATTACCCATCCGAACATCGAGTTGGTCAAGGTCGTCGGGCGCAGCAGCGACGTCGGCGAGCCCGAAGTCGTCGCTTTCATTCAGCCAGTGCCCGGAACTACTCCCGAACCTGAGGACATCCGGCAGTACTGCCGGCAGCAGCTCGCCAGCTTCAAGGTCCCGACCGAGGTCCGCCTGGTTGAAACCATGCCCGTCACCGCGGGAACGAACGGCTCGAAGATCAAAACCGCCGTCCTTCGAGAATGGGCGGCTCAGCCGGCGGTGGTCGGACAGTGA
- a CDS encoding acyl-CoA dehydrogenase family protein translates to MTHKPRPRPDTPHMMTEERLEIQALAREFARDVVLPIANELDPVEGQFPDSMVKQMAEMGFFGILIPEEYGGLGLGVFEYCLVAEELSRAWMSVAGLLARGNGMGGGFSPEQEARLLPKVASGEYLGAFALSEAEAGSDVANLRCKAERNADGDWVINGTKMWCTYADQADYIVLFARTSVEEKRHRGISVFLVEKERGTFPEGISGAPAKKIGYHGWKTWELSFDNFVLPADAVLGEEGRGFYQAVSGLEVGRAHTAARSIGLAQAALEDSVKYLKEREQFGHPLADFQHLRFKVADMAAQIEACRQLMYHVCTEIDSGRRCDKEAAMVKYLAGEMSEKVTSEALQIHGGAGYTKDFAVERHWRDARLTKIFEGSSEIQMRIISDELLGR, encoded by the coding sequence ATGACTCATAAGCCGCGTCCGCGTCCGGACACTCCGCACATGATGACCGAGGAGCGCCTCGAGATCCAGGCGCTCGCCCGTGAGTTCGCCCGTGATGTCGTCCTGCCGATCGCCAACGAGCTCGACCCTGTTGAAGGGCAGTTCCCGGATTCGATGGTCAAACAGATGGCGGAGATGGGGTTCTTCGGCATCCTCATCCCCGAGGAATACGGCGGGCTGGGGCTCGGCGTGTTCGAGTACTGCCTCGTGGCCGAGGAACTCTCCCGTGCCTGGATGTCGGTGGCCGGTCTGTTGGCTCGTGGCAACGGCATGGGTGGCGGATTCTCGCCCGAGCAGGAAGCGAGGCTGTTGCCGAAGGTTGCCAGTGGTGAGTACCTCGGGGCCTTCGCCCTCTCCGAGGCCGAAGCCGGGTCGGATGTGGCGAACCTGCGGTGCAAGGCCGAACGTAATGCCGATGGTGATTGGGTCATCAACGGCACGAAGATGTGGTGCACGTATGCCGATCAGGCCGACTATATCGTCCTCTTCGCCCGCACCTCGGTGGAGGAGAAGCGGCACCGCGGGATCTCGGTGTTCCTCGTCGAGAAGGAACGTGGCACCTTCCCCGAGGGGATCTCCGGGGCGCCGGCGAAGAAGATCGGGTATCACGGGTGGAAGACGTGGGAGCTGTCGTTCGATAACTTCGTCCTGCCTGCTGATGCCGTCCTCGGTGAGGAAGGCCGCGGGTTCTACCAGGCGGTGTCCGGCCTCGAGGTCGGGCGTGCGCACACGGCTGCGCGGTCGATCGGGTTGGCGCAGGCGGCGCTCGAGGACTCGGTGAAGTACCTCAAAGAGCGGGAGCAGTTCGGGCACCCGCTCGCGGACTTCCAGCATCTGAGGTTCAAGGTCGCGGACATGGCCGCTCAGATCGAGGCGTGCCGGCAGCTGATGTACCACGTGTGCACGGAGATCGATTCGGGTCGTCGCTGTGACAAGGAAGCGGCGATGGTGAAGTACCTGGCCGGAGAGATGAGCGAGAAGGTCACCTCGGAGGCGCTGCAGATCCACGGTGGTGCCGGATACACGAAGGACTTCGCCGTCGAGCGCCACTGGAGGGATGCGCGGTTGACGAAGATCTTCGAGGGCTCGTCGGAGATCCAGATGCGCATCATCTCTGACGAACTCCTCGGCCGCTGA
- a CDS encoding FAS1-like dehydratase domain-containing protein → MSETNLQDWVGRSATATEIADGERAARLATLLGHDGDPASPLFPMGHWLHFSEDDVPMSDLGADGHAALGGFMPPVPLPRRMWAGSDLTFHASILPGQTIERTTTIDSITEKTGSTGPLCFVVLRHELTADGKPATTDRHTIVYREANSVPEGSATKPPRADSAVPEGWDWTRTVRPNEVMLFRYSALTFNSHRIHYDHPYVTEVEGYPGLVTHGPLTATLLLDAFMSTHPEASVTGYRFTAKSPLFANEQIHLVGRDTEPGVHELRAIAPGGKTAIAATVTTKS, encoded by the coding sequence ATGAGTGAGACGAACCTCCAAGACTGGGTCGGCCGCAGTGCCACCGCCACTGAGATCGCCGATGGGGAACGGGCCGCACGCCTGGCGACACTGCTCGGCCATGACGGTGACCCGGCGTCGCCGCTGTTCCCAATGGGGCACTGGCTGCACTTCTCTGAAGATGATGTGCCGATGAGTGACCTCGGCGCCGACGGGCATGCCGCGCTCGGTGGGTTCATGCCCCCGGTGCCCCTGCCCAGGCGGATGTGGGCCGGCAGCGACCTGACCTTCCACGCTTCGATTCTACCCGGGCAGACGATTGAGCGGACGACGACGATCGACTCGATCACGGAGAAGACCGGCAGCACCGGCCCGTTGTGTTTCGTCGTGCTTCGTCACGAGCTCACTGCTGACGGGAAGCCTGCCACGACGGATCGGCACACAATCGTCTACCGGGAAGCCAACTCGGTACCGGAGGGATCGGCGACGAAGCCCCCACGTGCGGACAGCGCGGTCCCGGAAGGCTGGGATTGGACGCGTACGGTCAGGCCGAACGAAGTCATGCTCTTCCGTTATTCGGCGCTGACGTTCAACTCCCACCGCATCCACTATGACCACCCGTATGTCACCGAGGTGGAAGGCTACCCCGGCCTCGTCACACACGGGCCGTTGACCGCGACGCTGCTGCTCGACGCGTTCATGTCCACCCATCCCGAGGCGTCCGTGACCGGTTATCGATTCACCGCGAAGTCCCCGTTGTTCGCGAATGAGCAGATCCACCTCGTCGGCAGAGACACCGAGCCCGGCGTGCACGAGCTGCGAGCCATCGCCCCAGGTGGGAAGACCGCGATTGCTGCCACTGTGACGACTAAGAGCTGA